A genomic window from Cupriavidus basilensis includes:
- the prpF gene encoding 2-methylaconitate cis-trans isomerase PrpF, whose amino-acid sequence MAHVPQIKIPATYIRGGTSKGVFFRLQDLPEAAQVPGAARDALLMRVIGSPDPYGKQIDGMGAATSSTSKTVILSKSSKPDHDVDYLFGQVSIDQPFVDWSGNCGNLSAAVGPFAISAGLVDPSRIPHNGVAIVRIWQANIGKTIIGHVPITNGAVQETGDFELDGVTFPAAEVQLEFMDPAAEEDGAGGAMFPTGNLIDDLEVPGVGTLKATMINAGIPTIFLDAESIGYKGTELQDAINGDPKALAMFETIRAHGAVRMGLIKHIDEAATRQHTPKVAFVAKPADYVASSGKQVAAGDVDLLVRALSMGKLHHAMMGTAAVAIGTAAAITGTLVNLAAGGGARNAVRFGHPSGTLRVGAEASQVDGEWTVTKAIMSRSARVLMEGWVRVPGDAF is encoded by the coding sequence ATGGCCCACGTACCCCAGATCAAGATCCCCGCCACCTACATCCGTGGCGGGACCAGCAAAGGCGTGTTCTTCCGCCTGCAGGATCTGCCCGAAGCCGCGCAGGTGCCGGGCGCCGCCCGCGACGCGCTGCTGATGCGCGTCATCGGCAGCCCCGATCCCTACGGCAAGCAGATCGATGGCATGGGTGCCGCCACCTCCAGCACCAGCAAGACCGTCATCCTCTCAAAAAGCAGCAAGCCCGATCACGACGTCGACTACCTGTTCGGCCAGGTCTCCATCGACCAGCCGTTTGTCGACTGGAGCGGCAACTGCGGCAACCTCTCCGCCGCCGTCGGCCCCTTCGCCATCAGTGCCGGCCTGGTCGACCCCAGCCGCATCCCGCACAACGGCGTGGCCATCGTGCGCATCTGGCAGGCCAATATCGGCAAGACCATCATCGGGCACGTACCCATCACCAATGGCGCCGTGCAGGAAACCGGTGACTTCGAACTCGACGGCGTGACCTTCCCCGCCGCCGAAGTCCAGCTCGAGTTCATGGATCCGGCGGCCGAGGAAGACGGCGCCGGCGGTGCCATGTTCCCCACCGGCAACCTGATCGACGATCTCGAGGTTCCCGGCGTTGGCACGCTGAAGGCCACCATGATCAATGCGGGCATTCCGACCATCTTCCTGGACGCGGAGTCCATCGGCTACAAAGGCACCGAGCTGCAGGACGCCATCAACGGCGACCCCAAGGCGCTGGCGATGTTCGAGACCATTCGCGCCCACGGCGCGGTGCGCATGGGCCTGATCAAACATATCGATGAGGCCGCCACCCGGCAGCACACGCCGAAGGTCGCCTTTGTCGCCAAGCCGGCCGACTATGTGGCCTCCAGCGGCAAACAGGTTGCCGCCGGCGACGTCGACCTGCTCGTGCGCGCCTTGTCCATGGGCAAGCTGCATCACGCCATGATGGGCACGGCCGCGGTCGCCATCGGCACCGCGGCGGCCATCACCGGCACACTGGTGAACCTGGCGGCCGGCGGCGGCGCGCGCAACGCAGTGCGCTTCGGCCATCCCTCGGGCACCTTGCGGGTGGGCGCCGAAGCCAGCCAGGTCGATGGCGAATGGACCGTGACCAAGGCCATCATGAGCCGCAGCGCCCGGGTGCTGATGGAAGGATGGGTGCGCGTGCCCGGCGACGCGTTCTGA
- a CDS encoding PaaI family thioesterase, with the protein MTADTSSTSAATGAATSATTNGAYSLDTVKRVNQSAAFNRWLGFEVISAQGGAAELRMAWHDQATQYAGFLRAGVIGALVDTACGFAATTVGGPVMASHYSVNCMAPAVGQAFVARASVTKAGKRQVFARAEVFAEQAGGALRLVASGEVIFVPVEPQTAKLPVPHD; encoded by the coding sequence ATGACAGCAGATACGAGCAGCACCAGCGCGGCCACCGGCGCGGCCACCAGCGCGACCACCAACGGCGCCTATTCGCTGGACACGGTCAAGCGTGTCAACCAGAGCGCCGCCTTCAACCGGTGGCTGGGCTTCGAGGTGATCAGCGCGCAGGGCGGGGCGGCGGAGCTGCGCATGGCCTGGCACGACCAAGCCACGCAATACGCGGGATTCCTCCGTGCGGGCGTGATCGGCGCCCTGGTCGATACCGCCTGTGGATTCGCGGCCACCACGGTAGGGGGGCCGGTGATGGCTTCCCACTATTCGGTGAACTGCATGGCGCCGGCCGTGGGGCAGGCGTTCGTGGCGCGGGCCAGCGTGACCAAGGCCGGCAAGCGGCAGGTGTTTGCCAGGGCGGAAGTGTTCGCGGAGCAGGCCGGCGGCGCGCTTCGGCTGGTGGCCTCGGGCGAGGTCATCTTCGTGCCTGTCGAGCCGCAGACCGCCAAGCTGCCTGTGCCCCACGATTGA
- a CDS encoding PaaI family thioesterase, whose translation MTSATAERADLPADLPAGFVPHFRHSPLTDPWEPLYSRRTDQAIVLAVKLARAHTNARGFAHGGLITALADNAMGLSCGMQFTEPRSLVTVNLSIDFLNVARIGQWLMFETSFTKVGGTLCFAQAFVTADGVACARANATFRAMQ comes from the coding sequence ATGACCAGCGCCACGGCCGAACGTGCCGACCTTCCCGCCGACCTTCCCGCGGGCTTCGTGCCACATTTTCGCCATAGTCCGCTGACCGACCCCTGGGAGCCGCTGTACTCGAGACGCACGGACCAGGCCATCGTGCTGGCGGTAAAGCTCGCCCGGGCTCACACCAACGCACGCGGCTTTGCCCATGGCGGACTGATCACGGCCCTGGCGGACAACGCCATGGGGCTGTCGTGCGGCATGCAATTCACCGAGCCGCGCAGCCTGGTCACCGTGAACCTGTCGATCGACTTCCTTAACGTCGCAAGGATCGGGCAGTGGCTGATGTTCGAAACGTCATTCACCAAGGTCGGCGGCACGCTGTGCTTTGCCCAGGCTTTCGTCACCGCCGACGGCGTGGCTTGCGCCAGGGCCAACGCGACGTTCCGGGCCATGCAGTGA
- a CDS encoding TetR/AcrR family transcriptional regulator yields MAAQAKHRDKIVRAAAVLFRRYGYAASGTNDIVALSGAPKGSLYHYFPKGKEQIAEEVIVYAGELVRATLAQLCAEHDSPGAIVRAYGVLMAGWMAQSDYRDGCPISTILLEIAPEAEGVASAGNAAFAAWEAVLADAFAARGIPRVRATELAGLVICGWQGALTLAKVARSGQPIRRAVDELARQLDAEPRNIAQGQPG; encoded by the coding sequence ATGGCCGCTCAAGCCAAACATCGGGACAAGATCGTCCGCGCCGCTGCCGTGCTCTTTCGCCGCTATGGCTACGCCGCCAGCGGCACCAATGACATCGTTGCGTTGAGCGGCGCGCCAAAGGGCTCGCTCTATCACTACTTCCCGAAAGGCAAGGAGCAGATCGCCGAGGAAGTCATCGTGTACGCCGGTGAACTGGTGCGCGCGACGCTCGCGCAGCTATGCGCGGAACACGACTCGCCGGGGGCGATCGTGCGGGCCTATGGCGTCTTGATGGCCGGCTGGATGGCCCAGTCCGACTATCGTGATGGCTGCCCGATCTCCACCATCCTGCTGGAAATCGCCCCGGAGGCCGAGGGCGTGGCATCGGCAGGCAACGCGGCCTTTGCCGCATGGGAAGCCGTGCTGGCCGATGCCTTCGCGGCGCGCGGGATCCCACGGGTACGCGCCACCGAGCTCGCGGGGCTGGTGATCTGCGGCTGGCAAGGGGCACTGACGCTTGCCAAAGTGGCCAGGAGCGGCCAGCCAATCCGGCGCGCGGTGGATGAGCTGGCGCGACAACTCGACGCCGAGCCGCGGAACATCGCCCAGGGGCAGCCCGGCTGA